Proteins encoded together in one Candidatus Scalindua japonica window:
- a CDS encoding efflux RND transporter periplasmic adaptor subunit, whose amino-acid sequence MIVGNISKFAAHFTQLGESFKAVTEGTVTVSLIGNKKQSPDRAEKPSSPGIFRLALNPENSGTYQLIFDIQTKEFTDKITIQSVTVYPDTKTALANWQEQTIEEELVYLKEQAWKVDFANREVKRQPFTEIIKTTGQILSTYEDEVIITAKSSGIISFGKNKKLIGSSVDSGETLFIISGSGLTEDNLDAKYKDAKNNYEKTKIDFERAKGLVKNNIISQKQFQETQLRLKNAQTTFNTIEKNYTAGGHKITSPIHGFIKSVMTREGEYVEIGQSVASISQNRKLILKAEVPQKYFSKLNNISSANFVTTYDSKIYSTDSLNGKLISYGKSTNNNAYYIPVNFEINNNGEIIPGSFVEVLLKTNVIKEALVIPYSALIEEQGNYFAYVQTSGEGFQKRELEIGANDGMSVQILEGINEGERIVIKGGYQIKLATMSGKIPAHGHEH is encoded by the coding sequence TTGATAGTAGGAAATATTTCGAAGTTCGCTGCCCACTTTACCCAATTAGGCGAAAGCTTCAAAGCAGTTACAGAAGGTACAGTAACCGTTAGCCTGATCGGAAATAAAAAACAATCACCTGATAGAGCTGAAAAACCATCATCTCCAGGCATATTTCGATTGGCTTTGAATCCAGAAAATTCTGGCACGTATCAGTTGATCTTTGACATCCAGACTAAAGAATTTACTGACAAAATCACAATCCAAAGCGTTACTGTTTACCCTGATACAAAAACTGCATTGGCAAATTGGCAAGAACAAACAATCGAAGAAGAATTGGTTTATTTAAAAGAACAGGCATGGAAGGTTGATTTTGCCAATAGGGAAGTTAAAAGACAACCATTTACTGAAATTATCAAGACAACCGGACAAATCTTATCAACATATGAAGACGAGGTAATTATAACAGCAAAAAGCAGTGGTATCATATCGTTTGGAAAAAATAAAAAACTGATTGGTTCTTCTGTAGATTCCGGCGAGACCCTATTTATAATTTCAGGATCCGGTTTAACAGAAGACAATTTAGATGCTAAATACAAGGACGCAAAAAACAACTATGAAAAAACCAAAATAGATTTTGAAAGAGCCAAAGGTTTGGTAAAAAACAATATCATTTCACAAAAACAGTTTCAGGAAACACAACTCCGACTCAAAAATGCTCAAACGACTTTTAACACTATTGAGAAAAACTATACTGCTGGTGGACACAAAATCACGTCACCAATACACGGATTTATAAAAAGTGTGATGACAAGAGAAGGAGAGTATGTTGAAATCGGACAGTCAGTCGCCAGTATTTCCCAAAACCGCAAGCTCATCTTAAAAGCCGAAGTGCCTCAAAAGTATTTCTCAAAACTAAATAACATTTCATCAGCAAATTTTGTCACCACTTACGACAGTAAAATATACAGCACCGACAGCTTAAATGGAAAACTCATTTCCTATGGGAAAAGCACCAACAACAACGCTTATTATATTCCGGTAAATTTTGAGATTAACAATAATGGAGAAATTATTCCCGGCTCTTTTGTAGAAGTTTTATTAAAAACAAATGTGATTAAAGAAGCGTTAGTAATACCATACTCAGCGCTTATAGAAGAACAGGGCAATTATTTTGCTTATGTGCAAACATCAGGCGAAGGATTCCAAAAACGTGAATTAGAAATCGGCGCCAATGATGGCATGAGTGTCCAGATATTAGAAGGCATAAACGAAGGTGAAAGAATTGTCATTAAAGGAGGATACCAAATAAAGTTAGCAACAATGTCAGGTAAAATACCTGCTCATGGACACGAACACTAA